A stretch of the Archangium violaceum genome encodes the following:
- a CDS encoding SDR family oxidoreductase, which translates to MNQDPSKRPAVVVTGISGNLGRTLAKLLHKHERIIGIDRRPFVGRPKDVEMHQLDLRKKKAEDVFRKNDIRAVIHMGIMHDPRMSEEEHHSFNVVGTTRLLEYCAKYGVSKVVVLSSANVYGPSPDNSNFLTEDAPLMAASRFSGVRDLIEVDMLAHSFFWKHPHIQTVILRPVHIVGPTIKNAPSNYLRLRRPWVLAGFDPMVQLIHVEDVARAMVEAALRPEPKGVYNVVGPGEVPLSAIHRELGHSPIPVPHPVARPLLGVLFKYRLANFPPPELDHIQFLCNVDGSRWQKDVAWKPRHSMRETIRSVVGE; encoded by the coding sequence ATGAATCAGGATCCTTCCAAGAGACCGGCCGTCGTCGTCACCGGCATCAGCGGCAACCTGGGCCGGACCCTCGCCAAGCTGCTGCACAAGCACGAGCGCATCATCGGCATCGACCGGCGCCCCTTCGTGGGCCGGCCGAAGGACGTCGAGATGCACCAGTTGGACCTGCGCAAGAAGAAGGCGGAGGACGTCTTCCGCAAGAACGACATCCGCGCGGTCATCCACATGGGCATCATGCACGACCCGCGCATGAGCGAGGAGGAGCACCACTCCTTCAACGTGGTGGGCACCACGCGCCTGCTCGAGTACTGCGCCAAGTACGGCGTGTCCAAGGTGGTGGTCCTCTCGTCCGCCAACGTCTACGGACCCAGCCCGGACAACTCCAACTTCCTCACCGAGGACGCTCCGCTCATGGCGGCCAGCCGCTTCTCGGGCGTGCGCGACCTCATCGAAGTGGACATGCTCGCGCACAGCTTCTTCTGGAAGCACCCCCACATCCAGACGGTCATCCTCCGGCCCGTCCACATCGTGGGCCCCACCATCAAGAACGCTCCCAGCAACTACCTGCGGCTGCGCCGCCCGTGGGTGCTGGCGGGGTTCGATCCCATGGTGCAGCTCATCCACGTGGAGGACGTGGCGCGCGCCATGGTCGAGGCCGCCCTGCGCCCCGAGCCCAAGGGCGTCTACAACGTGGTGGGCCCCGGTGAGGTGCCCCTGTCCGCCATCCACCGCGAGCTCGGCCACAGCCCCATCCCCGTGCCCCACCCCGTGGCCCGGCCGCTGCTCGGCGTCCTCTTCAAGTACCGGCTGGCCAACTTCCCCCCGCCCGAACTGGACCACATCCAGTTCCTCTGCAACGTCGACGGCTCGCGCTGGCAGAAGGACGTGGCCTGGAAGCCCCGCCACTCCATGCGGGAGACGATCCGCTCCGTCGTGGGCGAGTAG
- a CDS encoding lysophospholipid acyltransferase family protein codes for MLEQLGDKVKQELREWTERMVGPERKERLQALARSGNEYGVDPFGFNLDYSLSALAPFFWLYRHYHRVETYGIEKVPKGRVLLISNHSGQLPMDGAMIGVALLLEADPPRAIRSMVEKWVPSLPYVSTFMARVGQIVGTPENCRRLLEADEAILVFPEGVRGLGKLWPQRYQLQDFGLGFMRLALETNTPIVPIAVVGAEEQAPALMDVKPVAKLLGFPTFPVTVTGLPLPLPTKYRIYFGDPLRFTGRPDDEDSELDKKVRTVKTAIQTMLNQGLKERQGVFW; via the coding sequence ATGCTCGAGCAGCTCGGCGACAAGGTGAAGCAGGAGCTCCGGGAGTGGACGGAGCGCATGGTGGGGCCGGAGCGCAAGGAGCGCCTGCAGGCGCTCGCCCGTTCCGGCAACGAGTACGGGGTGGATCCGTTCGGCTTCAACCTCGACTACAGCCTGTCGGCGCTCGCCCCCTTCTTCTGGCTCTACCGCCACTACCACCGGGTGGAGACCTACGGCATCGAGAAGGTGCCCAAGGGGCGCGTCCTCCTCATCTCCAACCATTCCGGCCAGCTCCCCATGGACGGGGCGATGATCGGCGTGGCGCTGTTGTTGGAGGCGGATCCGCCGCGCGCCATCCGCAGCATGGTGGAGAAGTGGGTGCCCTCGCTGCCCTACGTCTCCACCTTCATGGCGCGGGTGGGGCAGATCGTCGGCACCCCGGAGAACTGCCGGCGCCTGCTGGAGGCGGACGAGGCCATCCTCGTCTTCCCCGAGGGCGTCCGCGGCCTGGGCAAGCTGTGGCCCCAGCGCTACCAGCTCCAGGACTTCGGCCTGGGCTTCATGCGCCTGGCCCTGGAGACGAACACCCCCATCGTCCCCATCGCCGTGGTGGGCGCCGAGGAGCAGGCCCCCGCGCTCATGGACGTGAAGCCCGTGGCGAAGCTGCTCGGCTTCCCCACCTTCCCCGTCACCGTCACCGGGCTGCCCCTGCCGCTGCCCACCAAGTACCGCATCTACTTCGGAGACCCGCTGCGCTTCACCGGCCGCCCGGACGACGAGGACTCCGAGCTGGACAAGAAGGTCCGCACCGTGAAGACCGCCATCCAGACCATGCTCAACCAGGGCCTCAAGGAGCGCCAGGGCGTCTTCTGGTGA
- a CDS encoding DUF4142 domain-containing protein, whose amino-acid sequence MRMRRLLWGAGLLALMGMGAGCAHDEAKQARSRGERIGEAFAEKVRYTDQLSLLNQEQIALGHLALMKSSHPEVKAFAQDLIRNHQNSQQDLLTLAQSKAMSLAAVDLSTQDQAIGGAGAEGVMQGMEQGEEKYDKKFDKQVNQFLEKRNELAGLSGRDFDKAFLEQVKEDQERGAELIDQGLEKYRDDTALALLLSRTSPVIQAHQQRIATLRGFIGD is encoded by the coding sequence ATGAGGATGCGGCGATTGTTGTGGGGCGCGGGGCTGCTGGCGCTCATGGGGATGGGCGCGGGCTGTGCCCATGACGAGGCGAAGCAGGCGCGCAGCCGGGGCGAGAGGATCGGCGAGGCCTTCGCGGAGAAGGTCCGTTATACGGACCAACTCTCCCTGTTGAACCAGGAGCAGATCGCCCTGGGCCACCTCGCCCTCATGAAGTCCAGTCACCCCGAAGTGAAGGCCTTCGCCCAGGATCTCATCCGGAACCACCAGAACAGCCAGCAGGACCTGCTGACGTTGGCCCAATCCAAGGCCATGTCGCTGGCCGCCGTGGACCTGTCCACGCAGGACCAGGCCATCGGCGGTGCGGGTGCCGAGGGCGTCATGCAGGGGATGGAGCAGGGGGAGGAGAAGTACGACAAGAAGTTCGACAAGCAGGTGAACCAGTTCCTCGAGAAGCGCAACGAGCTGGCGGGCCTGAGCGGCCGCGACTTCGACAAGGCCTTCCTGGAGCAGGTGAAGGAGGACCAGGAGCGGGGCGCGGAGCTCATCGACCAGGGTCTGGAGAAGTACCGCGACGACACAGCCCTCGCCCTGTTGCTCAGCAGGACCTCGCCCGTCATCCAGGCCCACCAGCAGCGGATCGCGACGCTGAGGGGCTTCATCGGCGACTGA
- a CDS encoding serine/threonine-protein kinase, whose protein sequence is MKDMEPRAKEESGTGAMEEEPTLVRSLSSPPPETREDLEQLGNAATQVRSLAPRPFREPTSSTPRATGPLPRAPGNTLAGRYTVLNPLGRGGMGEVVAAYDSRLDRRVALKLLRREWDTGQSQDDLEARMLREAQAMARLSHPNVVAIYDVGTLEDGSIFIAMEMVEGQTLRRWCEQAPRTWREILTVYLAAARGLAAAHEAGLVHRDFKPENVLVGNDGRVRVTDFGLARAESSPPLAAPSTPPLQLPQGALDSPLTLQGTLLGTPRYMAPELLRAGSADARSDLFAFCVALYEALYQQHPFSGATQAESIQAQLEGRVKPPPEETEVPAWVANTLLQGLRADPSRRPASMEKLVAALADDPEARRRSRRRAMAVTALVTGLTALTLWSWFPLGAQESACAHLERRLTGTWDDTVKARMKQAFLDTRLPYARDTFTRVSALLDGYAGTWVRMRTEACEVGQEQELSPQDPLVLQVYCLERRRGQLRALTEVFAQGPDAGNLSKAVQAVQSLPSLDACADAKALTATVPPPEDAAVRARVATLQEKVDRLDTLREAGRYREALSSSEELLRQVEKVGYEPLLAQALYQVSYLKELAGDYAGSEALARQAIPVAARSRNLALVAETWVLLFRQVVWRQARHAETTGLQLAMESAMEVADDDRIRAEALNTEAIVFQEMGRYEEARTRYERSLELRKKALGPEHAKVAASLNNLGTVLGEMGKYKEARASYENALLIRRKALGSDHPLVALSYSNLGTALGAMGRYDEARDWFEHALAIRKKVLGLEHPDVASSLTNLGTALDPLGRYEEAVTLYEQALAIREKLLEPEHPDIASTLNNLGSALRGLGRYPEARARLERALSLREKVLGPEHPDVASTLNELGQVLRAQGKHEEARSRYLRALAIQRKALGPEHPDIAVSLNGLGNVNRDMKKYEEARARLERALALREKALGPEHPLVAESLDSLGRTLVRLGSWDEAGRALERALALWEKESRPSPRGYAEGLLGMGELLLARGQPAEAVSRLEKALELAPADLLPEVRPVLEKARAAGTPDRNARTALGPIP, encoded by the coding sequence ATGAAGGACATGGAGCCGCGGGCGAAGGAGGAGTCGGGCACCGGCGCCATGGAGGAGGAACCCACCCTCGTCCGGAGCCTCTCCTCGCCGCCGCCGGAGACCCGCGAGGACCTCGAGCAGTTGGGGAACGCCGCCACCCAGGTCCGCAGCCTCGCGCCACGGCCCTTCCGCGAGCCCACCTCCTCCACGCCCCGCGCGACCGGGCCCCTGCCCAGGGCCCCCGGCAATACCCTGGCGGGCCGTTACACCGTGCTCAACCCGCTCGGCCGCGGAGGCATGGGCGAGGTGGTGGCCGCCTACGACTCGCGGCTGGACCGGCGCGTGGCGCTCAAGCTGCTCCGCCGGGAGTGGGACACCGGCCAGTCCCAGGATGACCTCGAGGCGCGCATGTTGCGTGAGGCCCAGGCCATGGCCCGCCTCTCGCATCCCAACGTGGTGGCCATCTATGACGTCGGCACGCTCGAGGACGGCTCCATCTTCATCGCCATGGAGATGGTGGAGGGGCAGACGCTGCGGCGCTGGTGCGAGCAGGCCCCACGCACCTGGCGGGAGATCCTGACGGTGTACCTGGCCGCCGCACGCGGGCTGGCGGCCGCGCACGAAGCGGGCCTCGTCCACCGCGACTTCAAGCCCGAGAACGTCCTGGTGGGGAACGACGGGCGGGTGCGGGTGACGGACTTCGGCCTGGCGCGAGCGGAGTCCTCCCCTCCCCTGGCCGCGCCCTCGACTCCACCGTTGCAGCTGCCACAGGGCGCCCTGGACAGCCCCCTCACGTTGCAGGGCACGCTGCTGGGCACGCCCCGCTACATGGCTCCCGAGCTGCTACGGGCCGGCTCCGCCGACGCGCGCAGCGATCTGTTCGCCTTCTGCGTGGCCCTCTACGAGGCGCTCTACCAGCAACACCCGTTCTCGGGCGCCACGCAGGCCGAGTCCATCCAGGCCCAGCTCGAGGGCCGGGTGAAGCCCCCTCCCGAGGAGACGGAAGTGCCCGCGTGGGTGGCGAACACGCTGCTCCAGGGATTGAGGGCGGACCCCTCGCGGCGCCCCGCCTCCATGGAGAAGCTGGTGGCGGCGCTGGCGGACGACCCCGAGGCGCGGCGCCGGAGCCGCCGACGCGCGATGGCCGTGACGGCGCTGGTGACGGGACTGACGGCACTGACGCTCTGGAGTTGGTTCCCGCTCGGGGCGCAGGAGTCGGCGTGCGCGCACCTGGAGCGCAGGCTCACCGGCACGTGGGACGACACGGTGAAGGCACGGATGAAGCAAGCCTTCCTGGACACCCGGCTGCCGTACGCGCGGGACACCTTCACGCGCGTGTCCGCGCTGCTCGACGGCTACGCGGGGACGTGGGTGCGGATGCGGACCGAGGCGTGCGAGGTCGGCCAGGAGCAGGAGCTGTCGCCGCAGGATCCGCTGGTGTTGCAGGTGTACTGCCTGGAGCGGCGGCGCGGCCAGCTGCGCGCGCTGACGGAGGTATTCGCCCAGGGCCCCGATGCGGGCAACCTGTCGAAGGCCGTGCAGGCGGTGCAGTCCCTGCCCTCCCTGGACGCCTGTGCGGATGCCAAGGCCCTGACGGCAACGGTCCCGCCGCCCGAGGATGCGGCGGTGCGAGCCAGGGTGGCGACCTTGCAGGAGAAGGTGGACCGGCTGGACACGCTGCGGGAGGCCGGGAGGTACCGCGAGGCGCTGTCGTCCAGCGAGGAGCTGCTGCGGCAGGTGGAGAAGGTGGGCTACGAGCCCCTCCTGGCACAGGCGCTGTACCAGGTCTCGTACTTGAAGGAGCTGGCCGGGGACTACGCGGGCTCCGAGGCCCTGGCGCGGCAGGCCATCCCCGTGGCGGCGCGGAGCAGGAACCTGGCGCTGGTCGCCGAGACGTGGGTGCTGCTGTTCCGTCAGGTGGTGTGGCGGCAGGCTCGCCACGCGGAGACGACGGGCCTGCAGCTGGCGATGGAATCGGCCATGGAGGTCGCGGATGACGATCGGATCCGCGCGGAAGCCCTCAACACCGAGGCCATCGTGTTCCAGGAGATGGGCAGGTACGAGGAGGCCCGGACCCGGTACGAGCGCTCGCTGGAGCTGCGCAAGAAGGCCCTCGGGCCCGAGCACGCGAAGGTGGCGGCCTCGCTCAACAACCTGGGCACCGTGCTCGGGGAGATGGGGAAGTACAAGGAGGCGCGGGCCTCGTACGAGAACGCCCTGCTCATCCGGCGCAAGGCGCTGGGGTCCGATCATCCGCTCGTGGCCCTCTCCTACAGCAACCTGGGCACCGCGCTGGGCGCGATGGGCAGGTACGACGAGGCCCGGGACTGGTTCGAGCACGCGCTGGCCATCCGCAAGAAGGTGCTGGGGCTGGAGCATCCCGACGTCGCCAGCTCGCTCACGAACCTGGGAACGGCGCTGGACCCACTGGGCCGGTACGAGGAGGCGGTGACGTTGTACGAGCAGGCGCTGGCCATCCGGGAGAAGCTCCTGGAGCCGGAGCACCCCGACATCGCCAGCACCCTCAACAACCTGGGCAGTGCGCTCCGGGGGTTGGGCCGGTATCCGGAGGCGCGGGCACGGCTCGAGCGAGCGCTGTCCCTGCGCGAGAAGGTGCTGGGCCCCGAGCACCCGGATGTGGCCAGCACGCTCAACGAGCTGGGCCAGGTGCTCCGAGCCCAGGGGAAGCACGAGGAGGCCCGGTCACGGTACCTGCGCGCCCTGGCCATCCAGCGGAAGGCACTGGGACCCGAGCACCCCGACATCGCCGTCTCGCTCAATGGGCTGGGCAACGTGAACCGGGACATGAAGAAGTACGAGGAGGCACGGGCCCGGCTCGAGCGGGCGCTGGCCCTGCGCGAGAAGGCGCTGGGACCCGAGCACCCCTTGGTGGCGGAGTCGCTCGACAGCCTGGGCCGGACGCTGGTGCGACTCGGGAGCTGGGACGAGGCCGGACGCGCGCTGGAGCGGGCACTGGCGCTCTGGGAGAAGGAGTCGAGGCCCTCGCCCCGGGGTTACGCCGAGGGGCTGCTGGGAATGGGGGAGCTCCTGCTGGCCCGGGGCCAACCCGCCGAGGCCGTGTCTCGACTGGAGAAGGCCCTGGAGCTCGCCCCGGCGGATCTGCTCCCCGAGGTGCGGCCCGTGTTGGAGAAGGCACGAGCCGCGGGCACCCCGGACAGGAACGCCAGGACCGCCCTGGGGCCCATCCCCTGA
- a CDS encoding polysaccharide deacetylase family protein — translation MARRLASISVDLDSLPHYCRIHGLPESLLDARARGLVYTTAVPRFRDLLASVGVPGTFFAIGEDVAADAGAARMLRASHEAGVEVASHSFSHDYALTRRPLESIREDLRRADEVLEAATGVRPVGFRAPGYTLNAALYAATVERGYRYGSSTFPAAPYYTAKAAVMGALALLGRPSRAVLDSPRVLLAPRTPYRPEPDRPYSRGRGAVLELPMTVTPGVRFPFIGTFATTLPMPAVRALYRACLGEPFFNFELHAVDVLGAEDGIPPELVRQQRDLRVPVAHKLERLRTLFGWLKSDYDVVTLRDAASHLAVTV, via the coding sequence GTGGCGCGGCGGCTCGCATCCATCTCCGTCGATCTCGACTCGCTGCCCCACTACTGCCGCATCCACGGGCTGCCCGAGTCGCTGCTGGACGCTCGGGCGCGAGGGCTCGTCTACACCACGGCGGTGCCCCGGTTCAGGGACCTGCTGGCGTCGGTGGGTGTGCCGGGGACGTTCTTCGCCATTGGCGAGGACGTGGCGGCGGACGCGGGGGCGGCTCGAATGCTGCGCGCCTCGCACGAGGCGGGCGTGGAGGTGGCCAGCCACAGCTTCTCGCACGACTACGCATTGACCCGGCGCCCGCTCGAGAGCATCCGCGAGGACCTGCGGCGCGCGGACGAGGTGCTCGAGGCGGCCACGGGCGTGCGTCCGGTGGGCTTCCGCGCGCCGGGTTACACGCTCAACGCGGCCCTGTACGCTGCGACGGTGGAGCGCGGCTACCGCTACGGCTCGTCCACGTTCCCCGCGGCCCCGTACTACACGGCGAAGGCGGCGGTGATGGGGGCGCTGGCGTTGCTGGGACGTCCCTCGCGGGCGGTGCTGGACTCGCCCCGGGTGTTGCTCGCGCCTCGCACGCCCTACCGGCCCGAGCCGGACCGGCCCTACTCGCGGGGCAGGGGGGCCGTGTTGGAGCTGCCCATGACGGTGACGCCCGGAGTGCGCTTCCCGTTCATCGGCACCTTCGCCACCACGCTGCCGATGCCGGCCGTCCGGGCCTTGTACCGGGCCTGCCTCGGCGAGCCGTTCTTCAACTTCGAGCTGCACGCGGTGGACGTGCTGGGCGCGGAGGACGGAATTCCCCCCGAGCTGGTGCGCCAGCAGCGAGACTTGCGAGTCCCCGTCGCGCACAAGCTGGAGCGTTTGAGGACCCTCTTCGGCTGGCTGAAGTCCGACTACGACGTGGTGACACTGCGCGACGCGGCGTCCCACCTCGCCGTCACCGTGTAG
- a CDS encoding glycosyltransferase family 2 protein: MAPYLSIVIPVYNEASIVVSAAAELTQGLDARGWDYEVIFAENGSRDATPRILEEMCAKNPRLRWFHSERPNYGVALKAGIEKARGTYVFCDEIDLCDLTFYDTALPVLEKGGADMVVGSKAAKGASDQRPLVRRVATRVHNKLLRVTLGFQGTDTHGLKAFRREALLPVVARCVVDMDVFASEFVIRAWREGLRVVEIPIKLHEKRQPSIHLFKRVPNVLKNVGKLFYVIRIRGT, from the coding sequence ATGGCCCCGTATCTCTCCATCGTCATCCCCGTCTACAACGAGGCCTCCATCGTCGTCTCCGCCGCGGCGGAGCTCACCCAGGGGTTGGATGCTCGCGGGTGGGACTACGAGGTCATCTTCGCGGAGAACGGCTCGCGCGACGCCACGCCGCGAATCCTCGAGGAGATGTGCGCGAAGAACCCGCGCCTGCGCTGGTTCCACTCGGAGCGGCCCAACTATGGCGTGGCGCTCAAGGCCGGCATCGAGAAGGCCCGGGGCACCTACGTCTTCTGCGATGAGATCGACCTGTGCGACCTGACCTTCTATGACACCGCGCTGCCGGTGCTCGAGAAGGGCGGGGCGGACATGGTGGTGGGCTCGAAGGCGGCCAAGGGCGCAAGTGATCAGCGGCCGCTCGTGCGGCGCGTGGCCACGCGGGTGCACAACAAGCTCTTGCGCGTGACGTTGGGCTTCCAGGGCACGGACACGCACGGGCTGAAGGCCTTCCGGCGCGAGGCGCTGCTCCCCGTGGTGGCCCGGTGCGTGGTGGACATGGACGTGTTCGCCAGCGAGTTCGTCATCCGCGCCTGGCGCGAGGGGCTGCGGGTGGTGGAGATCCCCATCAAGCTCCACGAGAAGCGCCAGCCGTCCATCCACCTCTTCAAGCGCGTGCCCAACGTGCTGAAGAACGTGGGCAAGCTGTTCTACGTCATCCGCATCCGCGGCACCTGA
- a CDS encoding protoporphyrinogen/coproporphyrinogen oxidase yields the protein MEPIVILGAGLAGLSAAHFLQRPWRLIEKSERVGGLIKTEAIDGCYFDPTGHWLHLRDPEIQELVDTRWLPGQMVSIQRKAGIYSRGVFTRFPYQVNTHGLPPEVVAENLLGYVEAVYGEKGRELREREPRNFTEFILRYMGEGFAKNFMIPYNKKLWTVDPSELSAAWVGRFVPRPTLKEVVDGALGVGSDALGYNASFRYPREGGIESLARAMLAHLRGGELSVNTEPTAIDWKARRVTLSDGRTLGYSQLVSSISLPGLVRLLAKGASGVPDEVLAAAGRLRATTVTYVCVAARGKNRQPWHWIYLPEPEFKTYRIGSPSAVYAPLAPPDTATFYVEYSHHGELSMAQAETYAVEDLVRSHMVHSADDILFAHAREIPHAYVLYDEAYGPAKTEILRFLEHAGILTAGRYGQWEYSSMEDAILAGRACARRLNG from the coding sequence ATGGAACCCATCGTCATTCTGGGCGCGGGCCTCGCCGGGCTCTCGGCCGCTCACTTCCTGCAGCGTCCCTGGCGCCTCATCGAGAAGTCCGAGCGGGTGGGTGGCCTCATCAAGACCGAGGCCATCGACGGGTGCTACTTCGACCCCACCGGCCACTGGCTCCACCTCAGGGACCCGGAGATCCAGGAACTGGTGGACACCCGCTGGCTGCCGGGCCAGATGGTGTCCATCCAGCGCAAGGCGGGCATCTACTCGCGGGGCGTCTTCACGCGCTTCCCCTACCAGGTCAACACGCACGGCCTGCCGCCCGAGGTGGTGGCGGAGAACCTCCTGGGTTACGTGGAGGCCGTCTACGGGGAGAAGGGCCGGGAGCTGCGTGAGCGCGAGCCGCGCAACTTCACCGAGTTCATCCTGCGCTACATGGGGGAGGGGTTCGCGAAGAACTTCATGATCCCCTACAACAAGAAGCTGTGGACGGTGGACCCGTCCGAGCTGTCCGCCGCCTGGGTGGGTCGCTTCGTGCCCCGGCCCACGTTGAAGGAGGTGGTGGACGGGGCGTTGGGCGTGGGCAGTGACGCGCTGGGCTACAACGCCTCCTTCCGCTATCCGCGCGAGGGCGGCATCGAGAGCCTCGCCCGCGCCATGCTGGCCCACCTGCGAGGTGGGGAGCTGAGCGTCAACACCGAGCCCACCGCCATCGACTGGAAGGCCCGGCGGGTGACGCTGTCCGACGGGCGCACGCTCGGCTACTCACAGCTCGTCTCCTCCATCTCGTTGCCCGGGCTGGTGCGGCTTCTGGCGAAGGGGGCCTCGGGCGTGCCCGATGAGGTGCTGGCCGCCGCCGGACGTCTGCGCGCCACCACGGTGACGTACGTGTGCGTGGCCGCCCGCGGGAAGAACCGGCAGCCGTGGCATTGGATCTACCTGCCCGAGCCCGAGTTCAAGACGTACCGCATCGGCTCGCCCTCGGCGGTGTACGCGCCGCTGGCCCCTCCGGACACCGCCACCTTCTACGTGGAGTACAGCCACCACGGCGAGCTCTCCATGGCCCAGGCCGAGACGTACGCGGTGGAGGATCTGGTGCGCTCGCACATGGTGCACTCGGCGGACGACATCCTCTTCGCCCATGCACGGGAAATCCCCCACGCCTACGTCCTCTACGATGAGGCGTACGGGCCCGCGAAGACGGAGATCCTCCGCTTCCTGGAGCACGCGGGCATCCTCACCGCGGGACGATACGGGCAGTGGGAGTACTCCTCCATGGAGGACGCCATCCTCGCCGGGCGGGCCTGCGCGCGCAGGTTGAACGGTTGA